A window from Cellulomonas sp. C5510 encodes these proteins:
- a CDS encoding DUF2087 domain-containing protein yields the protein MDVTSATTGPDVPDPVARAARFLVRGRLEQLPRRRADRDLVLGWLAHGALPGLGDPLPERELTARLAEVGRDPVGLRRELVEAGLVARTRDGAEYWRTRVTEFDDPSSTVDRPGAGPAPSAGRLRAGG from the coding sequence GTGGACGTGACCTCCGCGACGACCGGACCCGACGTGCCGGACCCCGTCGCCCGCGCGGCCCGGTTCCTGGTGCGCGGCCGCCTGGAGCAGCTCCCGCGCCGTCGTGCGGACCGGGACCTGGTGCTGGGGTGGCTGGCGCACGGTGCCCTGCCGGGTCTCGGCGACCCGCTCCCGGAGCGCGAGCTCACGGCGCGGCTCGCGGAGGTCGGCCGTGACCCGGTCGGGCTGCGGCGGGAGCTCGTCGAGGCGGGCCTCGTCGCGCGCACCCGCGACGGCGCGGAGTACTGGCGTACGCGCGTCACCGAGTTCGACGACCCGTCGTCGACCGTCGACCGGCCCGGAGCCGGCCCGGCCCCGTCGGCCGGGCGTCTCCGCGCGGGCGGGTGA
- a CDS encoding LLM class flavin-dependent oxidoreductase, whose product MTDVSPARTRLGVVILPQQRWAQARHTWRRAEEYGFDHAWTYDHLAWRSLADEPWFATVPLLAAAAAVTERIRLGTWVASPNFRHPVPFAKDVMGLDDVAGGRFLLGLGAGGEGFDAGVLGPAPTRGERTRRFEEFVELLDRLLTHPETEHEGTFYAAHGARMHPGTIARPRTPFVVAANGPRTMALAARFGQGWATYGPSFAPEDVTGPVSAAQEAWWAGLAGMVDQIREVAAREAPGGRAPDLYLSLDGAPVYSLESPEVLVEGVERAAALGFSDVVVHWPREQGIYAGSEDVMAEALSRLGR is encoded by the coding sequence GTGACCGACGTCAGCCCCGCCCGCACGCGCCTCGGCGTCGTGATCCTCCCGCAGCAGCGCTGGGCGCAGGCCCGGCACACCTGGCGCCGCGCCGAGGAGTACGGGTTCGACCACGCATGGACCTACGACCACCTGGCATGGCGGTCGCTGGCGGACGAGCCGTGGTTCGCGACGGTGCCCCTGCTCGCGGCGGCCGCCGCCGTCACCGAGCGGATCCGGCTCGGCACGTGGGTCGCGTCGCCGAACTTCCGGCACCCGGTGCCGTTCGCGAAGGACGTCATGGGCCTCGACGACGTCGCGGGCGGGCGGTTCCTGCTCGGGCTCGGGGCCGGCGGTGAGGGGTTCGACGCGGGCGTGCTCGGGCCGGCGCCGACGCGCGGCGAGCGCACCCGCCGGTTCGAGGAGTTCGTCGAGCTGCTGGACCGGCTGCTGACCCACCCCGAGACGGAGCACGAGGGCACGTTCTACGCCGCCCACGGCGCCCGGATGCACCCGGGCACGATCGCGCGGCCGCGCACGCCGTTCGTCGTCGCGGCGAACGGCCCGCGCACCATGGCGCTGGCGGCGCGGTTCGGTCAGGGGTGGGCGACGTACGGCCCGTCGTTCGCGCCGGAGGACGTGACGGGCCCGGTGTCCGCCGCGCAGGAGGCGTGGTGGGCCGGGCTGGCCGGGATGGTGGACCAGATCCGCGAGGTCGCCGCGCGGGAGGCCCCGGGCGGGCGCGCGCCCGACCTGTACCTCAGCCTCGACGGCGCGCCGGTGTACTCGCTGGAGTCGCCGGAGGTCCTCGTGGAGGGCGTCGAGCGGGCAGCGGCCCTCGGGTTCTCGGACGTCGTGGTGCACTGGCCCCGTGAGCAGGGGATCTACGCCGGCTCGGAGGACGTCATGGCCGAGGCGCTGTCCCGGCTGGGTCGCTGA
- a CDS encoding polyprenyl synthetase family protein, protein MLSISLEPRGGRVRRTRSTADGTHAPARVGLAPDAPATRLVLPATAGADDLADRVEQGLAEVRLLLVDEVERRRSRARELAAEHAALWRAVGDQIGGRLMRPRLTLAAYLGLGGTDVAAATPVAAAQEMLHTAMLVHDDVLDHDDTRRGRPNVTGSARRRLAANGVTGPAAEAPVLAAGLLGGDVALAAAFELVAAAPAPAEVRLRVVQDLARAVDTTVAGELLDVTGSLHGPTAVDALRVAELKTAVYSCCTPLAAGALLAGADDSVLGVLDRFGTAFGVAFQLLDDELGVFGDPAVTGKSTLSDLREGKRTELLRLAYLRADAADRAVLDATVGRPDLTDAEARRVREVMVRSGALDEARLVRADALRTATTTADEGLPGALAAYLGSLVAVVAGTTP, encoded by the coding sequence ATGCTGAGCATCTCGCTCGAGCCCAGGGGAGGACGCGTGCGCAGGACACGCAGTACGGCTGACGGCACGCACGCGCCCGCGCGCGTCGGGCTGGCCCCGGACGCCCCGGCGACGCGGCTCGTCCTGCCCGCGACCGCCGGCGCCGACGACCTGGCCGACCGCGTCGAGCAGGGCCTGGCCGAGGTGCGGCTGCTGCTGGTCGACGAGGTCGAACGGCGCCGGTCCCGTGCCCGCGAGCTGGCGGCCGAGCACGCGGCGCTCTGGCGGGCGGTGGGCGACCAGATCGGCGGACGGCTCATGCGCCCGCGTCTGACGCTGGCTGCCTACCTGGGTCTCGGCGGCACGGACGTGGCCGCCGCGACGCCCGTCGCGGCGGCGCAGGAGATGCTGCACACGGCCATGCTCGTGCACGACGACGTGCTCGATCACGACGACACCCGCCGTGGACGCCCCAACGTGACCGGCAGCGCGCGGCGGCGGCTCGCGGCGAACGGCGTCACCGGCCCGGCCGCGGAGGCCCCGGTGCTCGCCGCCGGCCTGCTGGGCGGCGACGTCGCGCTCGCTGCCGCGTTCGAGCTCGTCGCCGCCGCGCCCGCGCCCGCGGAGGTGCGCCTGCGGGTCGTGCAGGACCTCGCCCGCGCGGTCGACACGACGGTGGCCGGGGAGCTCCTCGACGTGACCGGCAGCCTGCACGGCCCGACCGCGGTGGACGCGCTGCGGGTCGCCGAGCTCAAGACCGCCGTGTACTCCTGCTGCACACCGCTCGCCGCCGGGGCGCTCCTCGCGGGGGCGGACGACAGCGTGCTCGGTGTGCTCGACCGGTTCGGCACCGCGTTCGGGGTGGCCTTCCAGCTGCTGGACGACGAGCTCGGCGTGTTCGGGGACCCGGCTGTCACGGGCAAGTCGACCCTCTCCGACCTGCGCGAGGGCAAGCGCACCGAGCTGCTGCGCCTCGCCTACCTCCGCGCGGACGCCGCCGACCGCGCGGTGCTGGACGCCACCGTCGGCCGGCCGGACCTCACCGACGCGGAGGCCCGCCGCGTCCGCGAGGTCATGGTGCGGTCCGGTGCCCTGGACGAGGCGCGACTGGTCCGCGCCGACGCGCTGCGGACCGCCACCACGACCGCCGACGAGGGGCTCCCGGGGGCGCTCGCCGCGTACCTCGGGTCGCTCGTGGCGGTCGTCGCGGGGACGACCCCGTGA
- a CDS encoding prenyltransferase, which translates to MREVLAASRPFSWVNTAYPFAAGYLLATGGRVDATFVVGTLFFLVPYNLLMYGVNDVFDYASDLRNPRKGGIEGALVDPAAARAVHRRILWASGLSVLPFLVWLLAVGSVAAAVTLLVVVFLVVAYSAPVLRFKERPVLDSATSAMHFVGPLLYALVLVGADLGSRSVWPVLAAFVLWGMASHAFGAVQDVRADREGGIGSVATVLGAHATVVGATAAYVLAAAVLLALPWPGWLAAVLPLPYAANAARFWAVRDDDCERANAGWRVFLWLNLVVGFLVTMLLIAVALTG; encoded by the coding sequence GTGAGGGAGGTGCTCGCGGCCTCGCGGCCGTTCTCGTGGGTCAACACCGCGTACCCGTTCGCGGCCGGCTACCTGCTGGCGACCGGGGGCCGCGTCGACGCGACGTTCGTCGTCGGCACGCTGTTCTTCCTCGTCCCGTACAACCTGCTGATGTACGGCGTGAACGACGTCTTCGACTACGCCTCCGACCTGCGCAACCCGCGCAAGGGCGGCATCGAGGGCGCCCTGGTCGACCCGGCGGCCGCCCGGGCGGTGCACCGCCGGATCCTGTGGGCGTCCGGGCTGTCGGTGCTGCCGTTCCTCGTCTGGCTGCTGGCCGTCGGCTCCGTGGCCGCCGCCGTGACCCTGCTGGTCGTGGTCTTCCTGGTCGTCGCCTACTCCGCGCCGGTGCTGCGGTTCAAGGAGCGCCCGGTGCTGGACTCGGCGACCTCCGCGATGCACTTCGTCGGGCCGCTGCTGTACGCGCTCGTGCTGGTGGGCGCCGACCTCGGGTCGCGCTCGGTGTGGCCCGTGCTGGCGGCGTTCGTGCTGTGGGGCATGGCGTCGCACGCGTTCGGGGCGGTGCAGGACGTGCGGGCGGACCGCGAGGGCGGCATCGGGTCCGTCGCCACCGTGCTCGGGGCGCACGCGACGGTCGTCGGGGCGACGGCGGCGTACGTGCTGGCGGCGGCCGTGCTGCTCGCGCTGCCGTGGCCCGGCTGGCTCGCCGCCGTGCTGCCGCTGCCCTACGCGGCCAACGCGGCGCGGTTCTGGGCGGTGCGGGACGACGACTGCGAGCGGGCGAACGCCGGCTGGCGGGTGTTCCTCTGGCTCAACCTCGTGGTCGGGTTCCTCGTGACGATGCTGCTGATCGCGGTGGCGCTCACGGGCTGA
- the crtI gene encoding phytoene desaturase family protein encodes MTGRVVVVGGGIGGLAAAALLARGGAQVTLLERHDRVGGRTGTREVDGFRFDTGPSWYFMPEVFAHFFALLGERVEDHVDLVRLDPAYRLFPEPDPALGPDAPSEPFEVTADPEQNWATFDRLEPGAGDALRRYTEQSTEAYRTALDHFLYTTFERPDRAVTADVARRAGTLASLLTQSLAQKVARTTDHPVLRQVLGYHAVFLGSSPYRVPALYSLMSHLDLVDGVQYPRGGMYTVIEAIERLAVAQGVTIRTGAEVVGVEVDPAARSVRHPRRTGTARGVRLADGELVPADVVVSGADLFHTETALLPPEHRTLPESWWEDRAPGISSLLVMAGVRGELPELAHHSLFFTRDWPGNFDAILGPTVRPVPVDRLHVPETASLYVSRTTATDPGAAPPGHENLFVLVPFPADPSIGAGPDGPAELDAYADRFLDQVARWAGIPGLRDRVVTRRVVGPADFARDFSAWRGTALGMEHTLGQSAMFRPGDRSPRVPNLLHVGGGTVPGVGLPMCLISAELVAKRLLGETSPRPLPTPLRRGFLAAARPRGTWAAVLAGEEPEPDGCEPAGAR; translated from the coding sequence GTGACGGGTCGGGTGGTCGTGGTCGGCGGCGGGATCGGCGGCCTGGCCGCCGCGGCCCTGCTCGCCCGGGGCGGGGCGCAGGTGACGCTGCTCGAGCGCCACGACCGGGTCGGGGGCCGCACGGGCACGCGGGAGGTCGACGGCTTCCGGTTCGACACCGGCCCGTCGTGGTACTTCATGCCCGAGGTGTTCGCGCACTTCTTCGCCCTGCTCGGCGAGCGCGTCGAGGACCACGTCGACCTGGTCCGGCTGGACCCGGCGTACCGGCTGTTCCCCGAGCCCGACCCGGCGCTCGGCCCGGACGCGCCGTCCGAGCCGTTCGAGGTCACCGCCGACCCCGAGCAGAACTGGGCCACCTTCGATCGGCTCGAGCCCGGCGCCGGCGACGCCCTGCGCCGGTACACGGAGCAGTCGACCGAGGCGTACCGGACCGCGCTGGACCACTTCCTCTACACGACGTTCGAGCGGCCGGACCGCGCGGTCACGGCGGACGTCGCCCGGCGCGCGGGCACGCTCGCCTCGCTGCTGACCCAGTCGCTCGCGCAGAAGGTCGCGCGCACCACCGACCACCCCGTGCTGCGGCAGGTGCTCGGCTACCACGCGGTGTTCCTGGGCTCGTCGCCGTACCGGGTACCGGCGCTGTACTCCCTCATGAGCCACCTCGACCTCGTCGACGGCGTGCAGTACCCGCGCGGCGGCATGTACACCGTCATCGAGGCGATAGAGCGGCTCGCGGTCGCGCAGGGCGTCACCATCCGCACCGGCGCGGAGGTCGTCGGGGTCGAGGTCGACCCGGCGGCGCGCAGCGTCCGGCACCCCCGCCGCACCGGCACGGCACGCGGCGTCCGGCTCGCGGACGGGGAGCTCGTGCCCGCCGACGTCGTGGTGTCCGGGGCGGACCTGTTCCACACCGAGACGGCGCTGCTGCCGCCCGAGCACCGCACGCTGCCGGAGTCCTGGTGGGAGGACCGCGCGCCGGGGATCTCCTCCCTGCTGGTGATGGCCGGCGTCCGGGGCGAGCTCCCGGAGCTCGCGCACCACTCGCTGTTCTTCACGCGCGACTGGCCCGGGAACTTCGACGCCATCCTCGGGCCGACGGTGCGGCCCGTGCCGGTGGACCGGCTCCACGTCCCGGAGACGGCGTCGCTGTACGTGTCGCGGACCACGGCGACCGACCCCGGTGCCGCCCCGCCCGGGCACGAGAACCTCTTCGTGCTGGTGCCCTTCCCCGCGGACCCGTCGATCGGCGCGGGCCCGGACGGGCCGGCGGAGCTCGACGCGTACGCGGACCGGTTCCTGGACCAGGTCGCGCGCTGGGCGGGCATCCCCGGCCTGCGGGACCGCGTGGTGACCCGGCGCGTCGTCGGGCCCGCGGACTTCGCGCGCGACTTCTCCGCCTGGCGCGGGACGGCCCTCGGCATGGAACACACCCTGGGTCAGAGCGCGATGTTCCGCCCCGGGGACCGCTCCCCGCGGGTGCCCAACCTGCTGCACGTCGGGGGCGGTACCGTGCCCGGCGTGGGGCTCCCGATGTGCCTGATCAGCGCCGAGCTGGTCGCCAAGCGCCTGCTCGGCGAGACCTCCCCGCGCCCGCTGCCCACCCCGCTGCGCCGGGGCTTCCTCGCCGCGGCCCGACCGCGCGGCACGTGGGCGGCCGTGCTCGCGGGCGAGGAGCCCGAGCCGGACGGATGCGAGCCGGCGGGGGCCCGGTGA
- the galE gene encoding UDP-glucose 4-epimerase GalE encodes MWMVTGGAGYIGSHVVRALGQVGIPAVVLDDLSSGHRRFVPEDVPLVEGSVLDTALVTEALRAHEVTGVVHLAGFKYAGVSVQRPLHTYEQNVTGTAHLLEAMAAADVRRIVFSSSAAVYGTPDVDLVTEQTPTAPESPYGESKLIGEWLLRDQARAVELRHTSLRYFNVVGSGSPELSDTSPHNLFPLVLDALAAGRTPRINGDDYPTPDGTCVRDYVHVADLAVSHVAAARALAEDRPLQPVYNLGSGDGVSVREIMTAMAQGTGIAFEPEVAPRRPGDPARIVASGEAAARDLDWVMRHTLTEMVASAWEARQAQP; translated from the coding sequence ATGTGGATGGTCACCGGAGGCGCGGGGTACATCGGGTCGCACGTGGTGCGGGCTCTCGGTCAGGTGGGCATCCCCGCCGTGGTCCTGGACGACCTCTCGTCCGGGCACCGGCGGTTCGTCCCCGAGGACGTGCCGCTCGTCGAGGGTTCGGTCCTCGACACCGCCCTCGTCACGGAGGCGCTGCGCGCCCACGAGGTCACCGGCGTGGTGCACCTCGCCGGCTTCAAGTACGCCGGGGTCTCCGTCCAGCGACCGCTGCACACGTACGAGCAGAACGTCACCGGGACGGCCCACCTGCTCGAGGCGATGGCCGCCGCGGACGTGCGCCGCATCGTCTTCTCGTCCAGCGCCGCCGTGTACGGCACGCCGGACGTCGACCTGGTGACCGAGCAGACCCCGACCGCCCCCGAGTCCCCGTACGGCGAGTCGAAGCTCATCGGCGAGTGGCTGCTGCGGGACCAGGCGCGCGCCGTCGAGCTCCGCCACACCTCCCTGCGCTACTTCAACGTCGTGGGCTCGGGCAGCCCCGAGCTGTCCGACACCAGCCCGCACAACCTGTTCCCCCTGGTGCTCGACGCGCTCGCCGCGGGCCGCACGCCCCGGATCAACGGCGACGACTACCCGACGCCGGACGGCACCTGCGTCCGCGACTACGTCCACGTCGCGGACCTCGCCGTCTCGCACGTGGCCGCCGCCCGCGCCCTGGCCGAGGACCGGCCGCTCCAGCCGGTCTACAACCTCGGCTCGGGGGACGGCGTCTCCGTGCGGGAGATCATGACCGCCATGGCGCAGGGCACCGGCATCGCGTTCGAGCCCGAGGTGGCCCCCCGCCGCCCGGGTGACCCCGCCCGGATCGTGGCGTCGGGCGAGGCGGCGGCGCGCGACCTCGACTGGGTCATGCGGCACACGCTGACGGAGATGGTCGCCAGCGCGTGGGAGGCCCGCCAGGCGCAGCCGTGA
- a CDS encoding lycopene cyclase domain-containing protein codes for MTVLTGFAYLGALLLSLGGLALIDRRFRLAFWSHPRRTALCLAAGVAGFLLWDVAGLLLGIFSRGESPHMTGLLLAPDLPVEEAVFLTLLCYVALLGWRWLDRQSALRERFRGEEAAP; via the coding sequence GTGACCGTCCTCACCGGGTTCGCCTACCTCGGCGCGCTGCTCCTGTCGCTCGGTGGGCTCGCGCTGATCGACCGGAGGTTCCGGCTCGCGTTCTGGTCGCATCCGCGCCGCACCGCGCTCTGCCTCGCGGCCGGGGTCGCGGGGTTCCTGCTGTGGGACGTCGCCGGGCTGCTGCTCGGCATCTTCTCCCGGGGCGAGAGCCCCCACATGACCGGGCTGCTGCTCGCCCCGGACCTGCCCGTCGAGGAGGCCGTGTTCCTCACGCTGCTCTGCTACGTCGCCCTCCTGGGGTGGCGCTGGCTCGACCGGCAGTCCGCGCTGCGCGAGCGGTTCCGGGGCGAGGAGGCCGCTCCGTGA
- a CDS encoding transglycosylase domain-containing protein, protein MAGGPRRMSIVRAVALLVAYVLVAGAGGLLTAALVLPTVAVADGTTDLAIEAFEDLPTELERPPLSQRSTLHAADGTQLAVFWAENREVVPLDAIAEPMRDAVVATEDKRFYRHGGIDPEGMLRAFVRNLQHPQRTEGASTLTQQYIKNVLVERAVREGDLAAADAAREASGAEGYARKLREAKLAIALEKELTKDQILEAYLNIAQFGVNTYGVQAAAERYFSKPASELTYLEAATIAGITQSPTATDPLRNPEAARDRRDVVLRLMRQQGYISQAEYTEGTATTLEDTLRPTDPVVGCMAAGAAVPGSGFFCDYVTKLIRDDPAFGETESDRVDLLYRGGLTITTTLDPREQAIADEQVRAGVPVDDPSGVATALVTVEPGTGRITSMAQNRVYNNTEEHGDRETAVNYSTDFRYGGGSGFPPGSTFKPFTLAQWLKQGHSLSETVNATRFSYRFSEFSAPCTVLEPSTEYRFGNAEGSGGVMSVLDATRNSVNSGYIAMASQLDLCGIMDTATSLGIHKAGGRSGAGPFDPLPANVLGSQSVAPLSMATAFAGFATGGTTCTPVAIASVVDARGEELPVTPSTCTPALEPRIANAVNHALQNVWSGTANTAAPPFPAAGKTGTTSHNEHTWFVGYTPLRATAVWVGHAEGTVPMQDVVINGRYIRNVYGSSVAVPIWTGFMTRTLEGVPVPGFAPAGQDELLGRQVPVPWVVGRDEAGARAALVAAGFRVVTGPPVPSDLAPGRVAQQSRSGSATAGSTVTLSPSAGPAPGPPAGPGPAQPAPPTP, encoded by the coding sequence ATGGCAGGGGGGCCGCGGCGCATGTCCATCGTCCGGGCCGTCGCGCTGCTGGTCGCGTACGTGCTCGTGGCCGGGGCGGGCGGTCTGCTGACCGCCGCGCTCGTGCTGCCCACCGTCGCGGTCGCGGACGGGACGACCGACCTCGCGATCGAGGCGTTCGAGGACCTGCCGACCGAGCTCGAACGCCCGCCGCTGTCGCAGCGGTCGACGCTGCACGCCGCGGACGGCACGCAGCTCGCCGTGTTCTGGGCGGAGAACCGCGAGGTCGTCCCGCTCGACGCGATCGCCGAGCCGATGCGCGACGCCGTCGTCGCGACGGAGGACAAGCGGTTCTACCGCCACGGCGGCATCGACCCCGAGGGCATGCTGCGCGCGTTCGTGCGGAACCTGCAGCACCCGCAGCGCACCGAGGGCGCGTCGACGCTCACGCAGCAGTACATCAAGAACGTCCTCGTCGAACGGGCGGTGCGGGAGGGCGACCTCGCCGCCGCCGACGCCGCCCGGGAGGCGAGCGGCGCCGAGGGCTACGCCCGCAAGCTCCGCGAGGCGAAGCTCGCGATCGCGCTCGAGAAGGAGCTGACCAAGGACCAGATCCTCGAGGCGTACCTCAACATCGCCCAGTTCGGGGTCAACACCTACGGGGTGCAGGCCGCGGCGGAGCGGTACTTCTCCAAGCCGGCGTCGGAGCTGACGTACCTCGAGGCCGCGACGATCGCGGGCATCACGCAGAGCCCCACGGCGACCGACCCGCTCCGCAACCCCGAGGCCGCCCGGGACCGCCGGGACGTCGTGCTGCGGCTGATGCGGCAGCAGGGGTACATCAGCCAGGCGGAGTACACCGAGGGCACCGCCACCACCCTGGAGGACACCCTGCGTCCCACCGACCCCGTCGTCGGCTGCATGGCGGCGGGGGCCGCGGTGCCGGGCTCCGGGTTCTTCTGCGACTACGTCACCAAGCTCATCCGCGACGACCCGGCGTTCGGCGAGACCGAGTCCGACCGCGTCGACCTGCTGTACCGCGGCGGCCTCACCATCACCACCACGCTCGACCCGCGCGAGCAGGCGATCGCGGACGAGCAGGTGCGCGCCGGCGTGCCCGTCGACGACCCGTCCGGCGTCGCCACGGCCCTGGTGACGGTCGAGCCCGGCACCGGGCGGATCACGTCGATGGCCCAGAACCGCGTCTACAACAACACCGAGGAGCACGGCGACCGCGAGACCGCCGTCAACTACTCCACGGACTTCCGCTACGGCGGCGGCAGCGGGTTCCCGCCCGGCTCGACGTTCAAGCCGTTCACCCTCGCGCAGTGGCTGAAGCAGGGTCACAGCCTGTCCGAGACCGTGAACGCGACCCGGTTCTCCTACCGGTTCAGCGAGTTCTCCGCGCCCTGCACCGTGCTCGAGCCCAGCACCGAGTACCGGTTCGGCAACGCCGAGGGCTCCGGCGGCGTGATGTCGGTGCTCGACGCCACCCGGAACTCCGTGAACTCCGGGTACATCGCCATGGCCTCGCAGCTCGACCTCTGCGGGATCATGGACACGGCGACCTCGCTCGGCATCCACAAGGCCGGCGGGCGGTCGGGCGCCGGGCCGTTCGACCCGCTGCCGGCGAACGTGCTGGGCAGCCAGTCCGTCGCCCCGCTGTCGATGGCGACCGCCTTCGCCGGCTTCGCCACCGGCGGCACGACCTGCACGCCCGTCGCGATCGCCTCCGTGGTCGACGCGCGCGGCGAGGAGCTGCCGGTCACGCCGTCCACCTGCACGCCCGCGCTCGAACCGCGGATCGCGAACGCCGTCAACCACGCGCTGCAGAACGTCTGGAGCGGCACGGCGAACACGGCCGCGCCGCCGTTCCCGGCCGCCGGCAAGACGGGCACGACCTCCCACAACGAGCACACGTGGTTCGTCGGCTACACACCCCTGCGGGCCACCGCCGTGTGGGTCGGGCACGCCGAGGGGACCGTCCCGATGCAGGACGTCGTCATCAACGGCCGCTACATCCGCAACGTGTACGGGTCGTCCGTCGCGGTGCCCATCTGGACGGGCTTCATGACGCGGACGCTCGAGGGGGTTCCCGTCCCGGGCTTCGCCCCCGCGGGCCAGGACGAGCTGCTCGGCCGGCAGGTGCCGGTCCCCTGGGTCGTGGGCCGGGACGAGGCGGGCGCGCGCGCGGCGCTCGTGGCCGCCGGGTTCCGCGTCGTGACGGGGCCGCCGGTGCCGTCCGACCTCGCTCCGGGCCGCGTGGCGCAGCAGAGCCGGTCGGGCTCGGCGACGGCAGGGTCGACCGTGACGCTGTCACCGTCCGCGGGTCCGGCGCCCGGGCCTCCCGCGGGCCCCGGACCGGCTCAGCCGGCCCCACCGACACCCTGA
- a CDS encoding metallopeptidase family protein gives MDPVVDMSREDFEDAVRDGLDLIPEELAARMDNVVVLVEDDPPADDPELLGLYEGVPLTERGEFWAAGSLPDRITIYRNPTLALCADRDEVVEEVAVTVVHEVAHHFGIDDRRLHELGWG, from the coding sequence ATGGACCCCGTGGTGGACATGTCGAGGGAGGACTTCGAGGACGCCGTGCGGGACGGCCTGGACCTGATCCCGGAGGAGCTCGCGGCCCGGATGGACAACGTCGTCGTGCTGGTCGAGGACGACCCGCCGGCGGACGACCCGGAGCTGCTCGGGCTGTACGAGGGCGTCCCGCTGACCGAGCGCGGGGAGTTCTGGGCGGCCGGGTCGCTGCCGGACCGCATCACGATCTACCGGAACCCGACCCTGGCGCTGTGCGCGGACCGGGACGAGGTCGTCGAGGAGGTCGCCGTCACCGTGGTGCACGAGGTGGCGCACCACTTCGGCATCGACGACCGCCGGCTGCACGAGCTCGGCTGGGGCTGA
- a CDS encoding lycopene cyclase domain-containing protein, which translates to MTNIVLNVLVLLTLAAVSWRVLRRMRTGALVWTALHLCLLTMVFDTVMIAADLYVFDEDKILGVYLWGAPLEDFAYAIAAALAMPVLWTVLEGREARRVGAGPTAAPGEGA; encoded by the coding sequence GTGACCAACATCGTGCTCAACGTCCTCGTGCTGCTGACGCTCGCGGCGGTGTCCTGGCGCGTGCTGCGGCGCATGCGCACGGGCGCGCTGGTCTGGACGGCCCTGCACCTGTGCCTGCTGACCATGGTGTTCGACACCGTGATGATCGCGGCCGACCTCTACGTCTTCGACGAGGACAAGATCCTCGGCGTGTACCTCTGGGGAGCGCCGCTGGAGGACTTCGCGTACGCGATCGCGGCGGCGCTGGCGATGCCGGTGCTGTGGACCGTGCTCGAGGGCCGGGAGGCGCGGCGGGTCGGCGCGGGTCCGACCGCGGCGCCGGGGGAGGGCGCGTGA
- a CDS encoding phytoene/squalene synthase family protein, which translates to MTATPGAGVRAESAALYDRTAARASRAVLAGYSTSFGLGTRLLGPRARRDIEAVYALVRIADEVVDTRGGPDAAALLDELEAQTGRALGSGWSTNLVVHAFARTARRVGIGHAEVDPFFASMRADLTVRVHDRASYERYVYGSAEVVGLMCLQVFLNTDRRPGEAVRRPDDATVAGARALGAAFQKINFLRDLGADAGELGRCYFPGVPATGPTDAQLGEILEEIGDDLVRARAALPRLPRRPRAAVAATLALYDRLLAELAATPPERVLASRVRVSTPRKVAVLVRTLAAQAADAVPGRGTASAGTAPADGTTTGAPAPAARDDGGAA; encoded by the coding sequence GTGACCGCGACGCCGGGTGCCGGCGTCCGTGCGGAGTCGGCCGCGCTCTACGACCGCACCGCCGCGCGGGCCAGCCGTGCCGTGCTCGCCGGCTACTCGACGTCGTTCGGCCTCGGCACGCGGCTGCTCGGCCCGCGCGCCCGCCGGGACATCGAGGCGGTGTACGCGCTGGTGCGCATCGCCGACGAGGTCGTCGACACCCGGGGCGGCCCGGACGCCGCGGCCCTGCTGGACGAGCTGGAGGCGCAGACCGGCCGGGCCCTCGGGTCCGGGTGGTCGACGAACCTCGTCGTGCACGCGTTCGCCCGCACCGCGCGCCGCGTCGGCATCGGGCACGCCGAGGTCGACCCCTTCTTCGCGTCCATGCGCGCCGACCTCACCGTGCGGGTGCACGACCGCGCGTCCTACGAGCGGTACGTGTACGGCTCCGCCGAGGTCGTCGGGCTCATGTGCCTGCAGGTGTTCCTCAACACCGACCGGCGTCCCGGAGAGGCGGTCCGCCGTCCCGACGACGCGACCGTGGCCGGCGCCCGGGCGCTGGGCGCGGCGTTCCAGAAGATCAACTTCCTGCGCGACCTCGGGGCCGACGCCGGCGAGCTCGGCCGGTGCTACTTCCCGGGCGTCCCGGCGACCGGCCCCACCGACGCGCAGCTCGGGGAGATCCTCGAGGAGATCGGCGACGACCTGGTGCGCGCCCGCGCGGCGCTGCCGCGCCTGCCGCGCCGGCCCCGGGCGGCCGTCGCCGCGACGCTCGCGCTGTACGACCGGCTGCTCGCCGAGCTCGCCGCGACCCCGCCCGAGCGGGTGCTGGCGTCGCGGGTGCGGGTGAGCACGCCGCGCAAGGTCGCGGTGCTGGTGCGGACGCTCGCGGCGCAGGCGGCGGACGCGGTACCGGGCCGGGGGACCGCCTCGGCGGGGACCGCGCCCGCGGACGGGACGACGACGGGCGCACCCGCGCCTGCGGCGAGGGACGACGGAGGTGCGGCGTGA